The following coding sequences lie in one Caloenas nicobarica isolate bCalNic1 chromosome 13, bCalNic1.hap1, whole genome shotgun sequence genomic window:
- the SIMC1 gene encoding SUMO-interacting motif-containing protein 1 isoform X1 yields MADSVILISDSDAEGSRSPPPGLPRRCPPLPASPQEIIDLTCEDMSTEPAPWSSLTIIDLTEDTCSPPHTISWADQDPGQPPATLAADTSHPQLCSPTTQEMGATAGLSLAATWHSTPVEPSATTDTAETTENWSCFSSASSHRSSSSSPEQNCSTTTFNSDLGSLASMQLDSDLLSPSPSSPDSSSSWRSGGPEKKTPHLRQQRELPPRLSPAPAIPARPGEVQGPLLAASDLSPHGTIQQVTAARTKADSKAWLNKLHYFRRSGVQHLFLQGVAPNWETEQRKPELIPSGKLSMVHTTMEENFLEGTVHFLSEFVSCQHCPPKEIISHLIREILLNPHHGEILKDTYMLLMKIQMLHPANATTVGWDWALLKYTMEDQVLGTMCNIGQGSSSTQCPREKPPGRLLFLQYVVQTLEDDFQQNLRLRLLQKSIAKKVLSCDMCFNNVKEVVGWLVAAVTGIGFAQPQEQPQETASSSKEARAERSSSTAQPASANQAKVAPPAFFAQKVMLLLQRMLSIAVEVDKSPNCSSCKIADVIFPFILNIPLRSQREAFLNTMESQLLRCKLLELWFQHSCDVPTTLPLSLAKILYFLSHSSVLLQYQEEMATWQRWDEMLQYLSLLLLSYQNVILEHLRTSLNERMDLIIQKVKPRLQDSDDISHLDIQLKIEDFISRMQQVLGQPFPLQIMEKLYMLQELFLIVTAT; encoded by the exons ATGGCCGACAGCGTCATCCTCATAAGCGACTCGGACGCTGAAGGCAGCCGCTCGCCGCCGCCCGGGCTCccgcgccgctgcccgccgctTCCCGCG TCCCCACAGGAGATCATTGACCTGACCTGCGAGGACATGAGCACAGAGCCAGCACCATGGAGCAGCCTCACCATCATCGACCTGACGGAGGACACATGCAGCCCCCCCCACACCATCAGCTGGGCTGACCAGGACCCTGGGCAGCCACCTGCTACTCTGGCAGCAGACACATCCCAtccacagctctgctcccccacAACACAAGAAATGGGGGCAACGGCAGGGCTGAGCCTCGCAGCAACCTGGCACAGTACTCCCGTGGAGCCCAGTGCCACCACGGACACAGCAGAAACCACAGAGAACTGGAGCTGCTTCTCTTCCGCCTCCAGCCAccgcagctcctccagcagcccagagcagaactgcagcaCGACCACTTTCAACAGTGACTTGGGCTCCCTGGCCAGCATGCAGCTGGACTCAgacctgctgtccccatccccctccagcccagacagcagcagcagctggagatctGGTGgcccagagaagaagactcctCACCTCCGCCAGCAAAGGGAGCTCCCTCCAAGGCTGAGCCCTGCCCCAGCCATCCCCGCAAGGCCAGGGGAGGTCCAAGGGCCATTGCTGGCAGCAAGTGACTTATCACCACATGGAACAATCCAGCAAGTGACCGCAGCAAGGACCAAGGCTGACAGCAAGGCCTGGCTGAACAAACTGCACTATTTCAGGAGAAGCGGAGTACAGCACCTCTTCCTCCAAGGCGTAGCACCCAACTGGGAAACAGAGCAG CGGAAACCTGAGCTTATCCCCAGCGGGAAGCTGAGCATGGTGCACACCACCATGGAGGAGAACTTCCTGGAGGGCACCGTGCATTTCCTGAGCGAGTTCGTCTCCTGCCAGCACTGTCCCCCAAAAGAAATAATCTCCCACCTGATCAGAGAGATCCTCCTGAACCCCCACCACGGGGAGATCCTGAAGGACACCTACATGCTGCTGATGAAGATCCAAAT GCTCCATCCAGCCAACGCCACCACAGTGGGATGGGACTGGGCGCTGCTGAAATACACCATGGAGGACCAGGTACTTGGCACCATGTGTAACATCGGGCAGGGATCATCCAGCACGCAGTGCCCGAGG GAGAAGCCCCCGGGTCGGCTCCTCTTCCTGCAGTACGTGGTACAGACCCTGGAGGATGACTTTCAGCAGAACCTGAGGTTGCGCCTGCTGCAGAAGTCAATTGCCAAGAAAGTACTTTCGTGTGACATGTGCTTCAACAATGTCAA ggaggtggttggATGGTTGGTTGCAGCAGTTACAGGAATTGGGTTTGCCCAGCCACAGGAGCAGCCACAAGAGACTGCATCCTCTTCAAAAGAAGCAAGGGCTGAACGCAGCTCATCCACAGCACAGCCGGCCAGCGCCAACCAGGCAAAGGTGGCTCCACCAGCTTTCTTTGCCCAGAA GGTGATGCTCTTGCTCCAGCGGATGTTGTCCATCGCAGTGGAAGTGGACAAATCTCCCAACTGCAGCTCCTGTAAGATTGCAGATGTGATATTCCCATTTATACTGAATATTCCCCTGAGAAGCCAAAG GGAAGCTTTCTTAAACACGATGGAGAGCCAGCTCCTGCGCTGCAAACTGCTAGAGCTGTGGTTCCAGCATAGCTGCGATGTGCCCACAACCTTGCCCTTGTCTCTGGCCAAGATCCTGTATTTCCTGAGTcactcctctgtgctgctgcagtacCAG GAGGAAATGGCAACGTGGCAAAGATGGGATGAGATGCTGCAGTACTtaagtttgctgctgctgagctacCAAAATGTAATACTGG AGCACTTACGGACCTCCCTTAATGAGCGGATGGACTTGATCATTCAGAAAGTCAAGCCCAGGCTCCAGGACAGCGATGACATCAGCCACCTGGACATTCAGCTGAAGATAGAGGACTTCATCAGCCGAATGCAGCAGGTCCTGGGGCAGCCTTTTCCCCTGCAGATCATGGAGAAGTTGTACATGCTTCAGGAGCTGTTCCTTATTGTCACTGCTACCTGA
- the SIMC1 gene encoding SUMO-interacting motif-containing protein 1 isoform X2, producing the protein MADSVILISDSDAEGSRSPPPGLPRRCPPLPASPQEIIDLTCEDMSTEPAPWSSLTIIDLTEDTCSPPHTISWADQDPGQPPATLAADTSHPQLCSPTTQEMGATAGLSLAATWHSTPVEPSATTDTAETTENWSCFSSASSHRSSSSSPEQNCSTTTFNSDLGSLASMQLDSDLLSPSPSSPDSSSSWRSGGPEKKTPHLRQQRELPPRLSPAPAIPARPGEVQGPLLAASDLSPHGTIQQVTAARTKADSKAWLNKLHYFRRSGVQHLFLQGVAPNWETEQRKPELIPSGKLSMVHTTMEENFLEGTVHFLSEFVSCQHCPPKEIISHLIREILLNPHHGEILKDTYMLLMKIQMLHPANATTVGWDWALLKYTMEDQEKPPGRLLFLQYVVQTLEDDFQQNLRLRLLQKSIAKKVLSCDMCFNNVKEVVGWLVAAVTGIGFAQPQEQPQETASSSKEARAERSSSTAQPASANQAKVAPPAFFAQKVMLLLQRMLSIAVEVDKSPNCSSCKIADVIFPFILNIPLRSQREAFLNTMESQLLRCKLLELWFQHSCDVPTTLPLSLAKILYFLSHSSVLLQYQEEMATWQRWDEMLQYLSLLLLSYQNVILEHLRTSLNERMDLIIQKVKPRLQDSDDISHLDIQLKIEDFISRMQQVLGQPFPLQIMEKLYMLQELFLIVTAT; encoded by the exons ATGGCCGACAGCGTCATCCTCATAAGCGACTCGGACGCTGAAGGCAGCCGCTCGCCGCCGCCCGGGCTCccgcgccgctgcccgccgctTCCCGCG TCCCCACAGGAGATCATTGACCTGACCTGCGAGGACATGAGCACAGAGCCAGCACCATGGAGCAGCCTCACCATCATCGACCTGACGGAGGACACATGCAGCCCCCCCCACACCATCAGCTGGGCTGACCAGGACCCTGGGCAGCCACCTGCTACTCTGGCAGCAGACACATCCCAtccacagctctgctcccccacAACACAAGAAATGGGGGCAACGGCAGGGCTGAGCCTCGCAGCAACCTGGCACAGTACTCCCGTGGAGCCCAGTGCCACCACGGACACAGCAGAAACCACAGAGAACTGGAGCTGCTTCTCTTCCGCCTCCAGCCAccgcagctcctccagcagcccagagcagaactgcagcaCGACCACTTTCAACAGTGACTTGGGCTCCCTGGCCAGCATGCAGCTGGACTCAgacctgctgtccccatccccctccagcccagacagcagcagcagctggagatctGGTGgcccagagaagaagactcctCACCTCCGCCAGCAAAGGGAGCTCCCTCCAAGGCTGAGCCCTGCCCCAGCCATCCCCGCAAGGCCAGGGGAGGTCCAAGGGCCATTGCTGGCAGCAAGTGACTTATCACCACATGGAACAATCCAGCAAGTGACCGCAGCAAGGACCAAGGCTGACAGCAAGGCCTGGCTGAACAAACTGCACTATTTCAGGAGAAGCGGAGTACAGCACCTCTTCCTCCAAGGCGTAGCACCCAACTGGGAAACAGAGCAG CGGAAACCTGAGCTTATCCCCAGCGGGAAGCTGAGCATGGTGCACACCACCATGGAGGAGAACTTCCTGGAGGGCACCGTGCATTTCCTGAGCGAGTTCGTCTCCTGCCAGCACTGTCCCCCAAAAGAAATAATCTCCCACCTGATCAGAGAGATCCTCCTGAACCCCCACCACGGGGAGATCCTGAAGGACACCTACATGCTGCTGATGAAGATCCAAAT GCTCCATCCAGCCAACGCCACCACAGTGGGATGGGACTGGGCGCTGCTGAAATACACCATGGAGGACCAG GAGAAGCCCCCGGGTCGGCTCCTCTTCCTGCAGTACGTGGTACAGACCCTGGAGGATGACTTTCAGCAGAACCTGAGGTTGCGCCTGCTGCAGAAGTCAATTGCCAAGAAAGTACTTTCGTGTGACATGTGCTTCAACAATGTCAA ggaggtggttggATGGTTGGTTGCAGCAGTTACAGGAATTGGGTTTGCCCAGCCACAGGAGCAGCCACAAGAGACTGCATCCTCTTCAAAAGAAGCAAGGGCTGAACGCAGCTCATCCACAGCACAGCCGGCCAGCGCCAACCAGGCAAAGGTGGCTCCACCAGCTTTCTTTGCCCAGAA GGTGATGCTCTTGCTCCAGCGGATGTTGTCCATCGCAGTGGAAGTGGACAAATCTCCCAACTGCAGCTCCTGTAAGATTGCAGATGTGATATTCCCATTTATACTGAATATTCCCCTGAGAAGCCAAAG GGAAGCTTTCTTAAACACGATGGAGAGCCAGCTCCTGCGCTGCAAACTGCTAGAGCTGTGGTTCCAGCATAGCTGCGATGTGCCCACAACCTTGCCCTTGTCTCTGGCCAAGATCCTGTATTTCCTGAGTcactcctctgtgctgctgcagtacCAG GAGGAAATGGCAACGTGGCAAAGATGGGATGAGATGCTGCAGTACTtaagtttgctgctgctgagctacCAAAATGTAATACTGG AGCACTTACGGACCTCCCTTAATGAGCGGATGGACTTGATCATTCAGAAAGTCAAGCCCAGGCTCCAGGACAGCGATGACATCAGCCACCTGGACATTCAGCTGAAGATAGAGGACTTCATCAGCCGAATGCAGCAGGTCCTGGGGCAGCCTTTTCCCCTGCAGATCATGGAGAAGTTGTACATGCTTCAGGAGCTGTTCCTTATTGTCACTGCTACCTGA
- the SIMC1 gene encoding SUMO-interacting motif-containing protein 1 isoform X3 has translation MADSVILISDSDAEGSRSPPPGLPRRCPPLPASPQEIIDLTCEDMSTEPAPWSSLTIIDLTEDTCSPPHTISWADQDPGQPPATLAADTSHPQLCSPTTQEMGATAGLSLAATWHSTPVEPSATTDTAETTENWSCFSSASSHRSSSSSPEQNCSTTTFNSDLGSLASMQLDSDLLSPSPSSPDSSSSWRSGGPEKKTPHLRQQRELPPRLSPAPAIPARPGEVQGPLLAASDLSPHGTIQQVTAARTKADSKAWLNKLHYFRRSGVQHLFLQGVAPNWETEQRKPELIPSGKLSMVHTTMEENFLEGTVHFLSEFVSCQHCPPKEIISHLIREILLNPHHGEILKDTYMLLMKIQMLHPANATTVGWDWALLKYTMEDQVLGTMCNIGQGSSSTQCPREKPPGRLLFLQYVVQTLEDDFQQNLRLRLLQKSIAKKVLSCDMCFNNVKVMLLLQRMLSIAVEVDKSPNCSSCKIADVIFPFILNIPLRSQREAFLNTMESQLLRCKLLELWFQHSCDVPTTLPLSLAKILYFLSHSSVLLQYQEEMATWQRWDEMLQYLSLLLLSYQNVILEHLRTSLNERMDLIIQKVKPRLQDSDDISHLDIQLKIEDFISRMQQVLGQPFPLQIMEKLYMLQELFLIVTAT, from the exons ATGGCCGACAGCGTCATCCTCATAAGCGACTCGGACGCTGAAGGCAGCCGCTCGCCGCCGCCCGGGCTCccgcgccgctgcccgccgctTCCCGCG TCCCCACAGGAGATCATTGACCTGACCTGCGAGGACATGAGCACAGAGCCAGCACCATGGAGCAGCCTCACCATCATCGACCTGACGGAGGACACATGCAGCCCCCCCCACACCATCAGCTGGGCTGACCAGGACCCTGGGCAGCCACCTGCTACTCTGGCAGCAGACACATCCCAtccacagctctgctcccccacAACACAAGAAATGGGGGCAACGGCAGGGCTGAGCCTCGCAGCAACCTGGCACAGTACTCCCGTGGAGCCCAGTGCCACCACGGACACAGCAGAAACCACAGAGAACTGGAGCTGCTTCTCTTCCGCCTCCAGCCAccgcagctcctccagcagcccagagcagaactgcagcaCGACCACTTTCAACAGTGACTTGGGCTCCCTGGCCAGCATGCAGCTGGACTCAgacctgctgtccccatccccctccagcccagacagcagcagcagctggagatctGGTGgcccagagaagaagactcctCACCTCCGCCAGCAAAGGGAGCTCCCTCCAAGGCTGAGCCCTGCCCCAGCCATCCCCGCAAGGCCAGGGGAGGTCCAAGGGCCATTGCTGGCAGCAAGTGACTTATCACCACATGGAACAATCCAGCAAGTGACCGCAGCAAGGACCAAGGCTGACAGCAAGGCCTGGCTGAACAAACTGCACTATTTCAGGAGAAGCGGAGTACAGCACCTCTTCCTCCAAGGCGTAGCACCCAACTGGGAAACAGAGCAG CGGAAACCTGAGCTTATCCCCAGCGGGAAGCTGAGCATGGTGCACACCACCATGGAGGAGAACTTCCTGGAGGGCACCGTGCATTTCCTGAGCGAGTTCGTCTCCTGCCAGCACTGTCCCCCAAAAGAAATAATCTCCCACCTGATCAGAGAGATCCTCCTGAACCCCCACCACGGGGAGATCCTGAAGGACACCTACATGCTGCTGATGAAGATCCAAAT GCTCCATCCAGCCAACGCCACCACAGTGGGATGGGACTGGGCGCTGCTGAAATACACCATGGAGGACCAGGTACTTGGCACCATGTGTAACATCGGGCAGGGATCATCCAGCACGCAGTGCCCGAGG GAGAAGCCCCCGGGTCGGCTCCTCTTCCTGCAGTACGTGGTACAGACCCTGGAGGATGACTTTCAGCAGAACCTGAGGTTGCGCCTGCTGCAGAAGTCAATTGCCAAGAAAGTACTTTCGTGTGACATGTGCTTCAACAATGTCAA GGTGATGCTCTTGCTCCAGCGGATGTTGTCCATCGCAGTGGAAGTGGACAAATCTCCCAACTGCAGCTCCTGTAAGATTGCAGATGTGATATTCCCATTTATACTGAATATTCCCCTGAGAAGCCAAAG GGAAGCTTTCTTAAACACGATGGAGAGCCAGCTCCTGCGCTGCAAACTGCTAGAGCTGTGGTTCCAGCATAGCTGCGATGTGCCCACAACCTTGCCCTTGTCTCTGGCCAAGATCCTGTATTTCCTGAGTcactcctctgtgctgctgcagtacCAG GAGGAAATGGCAACGTGGCAAAGATGGGATGAGATGCTGCAGTACTtaagtttgctgctgctgagctacCAAAATGTAATACTGG AGCACTTACGGACCTCCCTTAATGAGCGGATGGACTTGATCATTCAGAAAGTCAAGCCCAGGCTCCAGGACAGCGATGACATCAGCCACCTGGACATTCAGCTGAAGATAGAGGACTTCATCAGCCGAATGCAGCAGGTCCTGGGGCAGCCTTTTCCCCTGCAGATCATGGAGAAGTTGTACATGCTTCAGGAGCTGTTCCTTATTGTCACTGCTACCTGA